A region of Drosophila mauritiana strain mau12 chromosome 3L, ASM438214v1, whole genome shotgun sequence DNA encodes the following proteins:
- the LOC117141094 gene encoding zygotic gap protein knirps isoform X1, translating into MVFNLMNQTCKVCGEPAAGFHFGAFTCEGCKSFFGRSYNNISTISECKNEGKCIIDKKNRTTCKACRLRKCYNVGMSKGGSRYGRRSNWFKIHCLLQEHEQAAAAAGKAPPSAGGVSVGGAPSASSPVGSPHTPGFGDMAAHLHHHHQQQQQQVPRHPHMPLLGYPSYLPDPSAALPFFSMMGSVPHQSPFQLPPHLLFPGYHASAAAAAASAADAAYRQEMYKHRQSVDSVESQNRFSPASQPPVVQPTSSARQSPIDVCLEEDVHSVHSHQSTGSLLHPIAIRATPTTPTSSSPLSFAAKMQSLSPVSVCSIGGETTSVAPVHPPTVSAQDGPMDLSMKTSRSSVHSFNDSGSEDHEVEVAPRRKFYQLEAECLTTSSSSSSHSAAHSPNTTTAHAEVKRQKLGGAEATHFGGFAVAHNAASAMRGIFVCV; encoded by the exons ATGGTGTTCAACTTG ATGAACCAGACATGCAAAGTGTGCGGTGAGCCGGCGGCGGGCTTCCATTTTGGCGCCTTCACCTGCGAGGGCTGCAAG TCCTTCTTTGGCCGCTCTTACAACAACATCAGCACCATCAGCGAGTGCAAGAACGAGGGCAAGTGCATCATCGACAAGAAGAACCGCACCACCTGCAAGGCGTGCCGCTTGAGGAAGTGCTACAACGTGGGCATGTCGAAGGGGGGATCCCGCTACGGACGTCGCTCCAACTGGTTCAAGATCCACTGTCTGCTGCAGGAGCACGAACAGGCCGCCGCAGCGGCGGGCAAGGCGCCTCCATCAGCGGGTGGCGTATCGGTGGGTGGTGCCCCGTCGGCCTCCTCCCCGGTGGGCTCGCCACACACACCCGGATTCGGGGACATGGCCGCCCATCTGCACcaccatcatcagcagcagcaacagcaggtgCCGCGTCATCCACATATGCCTCTGCTGGGCTATCCCAGCTATCTGCCCGACCCATCCGCCGCCCTGCCCTTCTTCAGCATGATGGGCAGTGTACCGCACCAGTCGCCCTTCCAGCTGCCCCCGCACCTCCTGTTCCCAGGCTACCATGCCAGTGCTGCCGCTGCAGCGGCTTCTGCTGCGGATGCCGCTTACCGCCAGGAGATGTACAAACACCGCCAGAGCGTGGATTCCGTTGAGTCGCAGAACCGCTTTAGTCCCGCCAGCCAGCCACCAGTGGTGCAGCCCACCTCCTCGGCCCGCCAGTCGCCCATCGATGTCTGCCTGGAGGAGGATGTTCACTCCGTGCACAGCCATCAGTCGACCGGAAGCCTCCTGCATCCCATTGCCATCCGAGCCACTCCCACCACTCCGACTAGCAGCAGCCCGCTGAGTTTTGCGGCCAAGATGCAGAGCTTGTCGCCCGTTTCGGTTTGCTCCATTGGCGGTGAAACTACCAGCGTTGCGCCAGTGCATCCCCCCACCGTTTCCGCCCAAGATGGACCCATGGATCTGAGCATGAAGACCTCGAGGAGCTCCGTGCACAGCTTCAACGACAGCGGCTCCGAGGATCATGAAGTGGAGGTGGCTCCGCGCCGGAAGTTCTACCAACTGGAGGCCGAGTGCCtgaccaccagcagcagcagttcctCCCACTCCGCCGCCCACTCACCGAACACCACCACCGCCCATGCGGAAGTCAAGCGGCAGAAGCTAGGTGGTGCAGAGGCCACCCACTTCGGTGGCTTTGCGGTGGCCCACAATGCGGCTAGTGCCATGCGGGGAATATTCGTGTGTGTCTAA
- the LOC117141094 gene encoding zygotic gap protein knirps isoform X2: MNQTCKVCGEPAAGFHFGAFTCEGCKSFFGRSYNNISTISECKNEGKCIIDKKNRTTCKACRLRKCYNVGMSKGGSRYGRRSNWFKIHCLLQEHEQAAAAAGKAPPSAGGVSVGGAPSASSPVGSPHTPGFGDMAAHLHHHHQQQQQQVPRHPHMPLLGYPSYLPDPSAALPFFSMMGSVPHQSPFQLPPHLLFPGYHASAAAAAASAADAAYRQEMYKHRQSVDSVESQNRFSPASQPPVVQPTSSARQSPIDVCLEEDVHSVHSHQSTGSLLHPIAIRATPTTPTSSSPLSFAAKMQSLSPVSVCSIGGETTSVAPVHPPTVSAQDGPMDLSMKTSRSSVHSFNDSGSEDHEVEVAPRRKFYQLEAECLTTSSSSSSHSAAHSPNTTTAHAEVKRQKLGGAEATHFGGFAVAHNAASAMRGIFVCV; encoded by the exons ATGAACCAGACATGCAAAGTGTGCGGTGAGCCGGCGGCGGGCTTCCATTTTGGCGCCTTCACCTGCGAGGGCTGCAAG TCCTTCTTTGGCCGCTCTTACAACAACATCAGCACCATCAGCGAGTGCAAGAACGAGGGCAAGTGCATCATCGACAAGAAGAACCGCACCACCTGCAAGGCGTGCCGCTTGAGGAAGTGCTACAACGTGGGCATGTCGAAGGGGGGATCCCGCTACGGACGTCGCTCCAACTGGTTCAAGATCCACTGTCTGCTGCAGGAGCACGAACAGGCCGCCGCAGCGGCGGGCAAGGCGCCTCCATCAGCGGGTGGCGTATCGGTGGGTGGTGCCCCGTCGGCCTCCTCCCCGGTGGGCTCGCCACACACACCCGGATTCGGGGACATGGCCGCCCATCTGCACcaccatcatcagcagcagcaacagcaggtgCCGCGTCATCCACATATGCCTCTGCTGGGCTATCCCAGCTATCTGCCCGACCCATCCGCCGCCCTGCCCTTCTTCAGCATGATGGGCAGTGTACCGCACCAGTCGCCCTTCCAGCTGCCCCCGCACCTCCTGTTCCCAGGCTACCATGCCAGTGCTGCCGCTGCAGCGGCTTCTGCTGCGGATGCCGCTTACCGCCAGGAGATGTACAAACACCGCCAGAGCGTGGATTCCGTTGAGTCGCAGAACCGCTTTAGTCCCGCCAGCCAGCCACCAGTGGTGCAGCCCACCTCCTCGGCCCGCCAGTCGCCCATCGATGTCTGCCTGGAGGAGGATGTTCACTCCGTGCACAGCCATCAGTCGACCGGAAGCCTCCTGCATCCCATTGCCATCCGAGCCACTCCCACCACTCCGACTAGCAGCAGCCCGCTGAGTTTTGCGGCCAAGATGCAGAGCTTGTCGCCCGTTTCGGTTTGCTCCATTGGCGGTGAAACTACCAGCGTTGCGCCAGTGCATCCCCCCACCGTTTCCGCCCAAGATGGACCCATGGATCTGAGCATGAAGACCTCGAGGAGCTCCGTGCACAGCTTCAACGACAGCGGCTCCGAGGATCATGAAGTGGAGGTGGCTCCGCGCCGGAAGTTCTACCAACTGGAGGCCGAGTGCCtgaccaccagcagcagcagttcctCCCACTCCGCCGCCCACTCACCGAACACCACCACCGCCCATGCGGAAGTCAAGCGGCAGAAGCTAGGTGGTGCAGAGGCCACCCACTTCGGTGGCTTTGCGGTGGCCCACAATGCGGCTAGTGCCATGCGGGGAATATTCGTGTGTGTCTAA
- the LOC117141474 gene encoding uncharacterized protein LOC117141474 has translation MLARFSFFVIILPLQFGLAKNNYDIAIKTLSCQIVAKKYVNSLECLLVRPRIAMVSFKFSLNQTIEHFDVLATFDLMKKDKSRMNIADIKMDGCKYLGSMYQNNIVGKLFKRLKSVSNLPASCPVLKGKLYEIRNYTFNSDEFPPGAPQAKWQVRLKLQKRSELVADISIEGAVVYNT, from the exons ATGCTGGCCCGGTTTTCGTTTTTCGTGATTATTCTACCTCTGCAATTCGGACTGGCAAAG AACAACTATGACATCGCGATCAAAACACTGAGCTGCCAAATTGTAGCCAAGAAATATGTCAATAGCTTGGAATGTCTACTTGTGAGACCAAGGATTGCAATGGTATCTTTTAAATTCAGTTTAAATCAAACCATCGAGCACTTCGACGTGCTTGCAACATTTGATTTGATGAAAAAGGATAAAAGCCGCATGAATATAGCCGATATCAAGATGGACGGATGCAAATACTTGGGATCGATGTACCAAAACAACATCGTTGGCAAATTGTTCAAAAGGCTCAAGTCGGTCAGCAATTTACCAGCCAGCTGTCCTGTTTTAAAG GGAAAACTGTACGAGATCCGCAACTATACATTCAATTCGGACGAATTCCCGCCAGGAGCTCCGCAGGCCAAATGGCAAGTGCGACTGAAATTGCAGAAGCGATCCGAACTGGTTGCGGACATATCAATTGAGGGCGCTGTGGTCTATAATACGTGA
- the LOC117141473 gene encoding cysteine-rich motor neuron 1 protein, whose amino-acid sequence MGGSARGVGRRGVVLEQDVRTRSSQGERKRGLAGKQQHNNAKLPLRMRSNGSYFGRLNVSALLIYLWCYLLLVMAASGGSNHVVNGLKCYCNPKECDVIRSPDCPGKGLMLWDPCKCCRICAKTLGESCGGPGGFSGQCEPPLQCVTKLPISSGLGVCMDLQHLTALTYSQHDNCSDSDSIVLEPGCEITNKRCQCWPTMRTCLSELTSDGGSPDDSRWHFKNLEDCQLNLQNLIKLEQEFDEDYKISPSKFTYKKLRRKRKSLKKRIIILKD is encoded by the exons ATGGGCGGAAGTGCCAGAGGCGTGGGGCGGAGGGGCGTGGTCCTGGAGCAGGATGTACGCACAAGGTCGTCGCAGGGGGAGCGGAAGAGGGGGCTCGCTGGCAAACAGCAGCACAACAATGCCAAGCTTCCGCTTAGGATGCGCTCGAACGGAAGTTATTTTGGCCGCCTGAACGTGAGCGCGCTGCTCATCTACTTGTGGTGCTATCTGCTCCTGGTTATGGCAGCATCTGGCGGCAGCAACCACGTGGTAAATGGCCTCAAATGCTATTGCAATCCGAAGGAGTGCGACGTGATCCGCTCACCCGACTGCCCCGGAAAAGGACTAATGCTGTGGGATCCCTGCAA ATGTTGCCGCATATGCGCCAAAACTTTGGGCGAATCCTGCGGCGGTCCGGGCGGATTTTCCGGTCAATGTGAGCCGCCCCTGCAGTGTGTGACCAAGCTGCCCATTAGCAGCGGATTGGGCGTGTGCATGG ATTTGCAGCACCTGACCGCCCTGACCTACAGTCAGCACGATAATTGTTCCGACAGCGATTCGATTGTTTTGGAGCCGGGCTGCGAGATCACCAACAAACGCTGCCAGTGCTGGCCAACTATGCGCACCTGTCTCAGCGAACTGACCAGCGATGGGGGATCCCCCGACGACTCTCGCTGGCACTTCAAGAACCTAGAG GACTGCCAGTTGAATCTTCAAAATCTAATAAAACTCGAACAGGAATTCGATGAAGACTACAAAATCTCACCGAGCAAATTCACATACAAAAAACTGCGCAGAAAGCGAAAATCTTTAAAGAAACGAAT CATCATCTTGAAGGATTGA